A genomic stretch from Anoplolepis gracilipes chromosome 16, ASM4749672v1, whole genome shotgun sequence includes:
- the Tctp gene encoding translationally-controlled tumor protein homolog: MRIYKDLFTGDEMFSDTYKIKLVDDVLYEVYGRLITRKAGEVNIAGFNPSAEEADEGTDEVVESGVDVVLNHRLQETFAFGDKKSYTLYLKDYMKKLVARLEEKSPDQVEVFKTNMNKVMKDILSRFKELQFFTGCSMDIDGIVGLMEYREIDGESVPVLMFFKHGLEEEKF, translated from the exons ATGAGGATTTACAAGGATCTTTTCACCG GGGATGAAATGTTCTCTGATACTTATAAAATCAAGCTAGTGGATGATGTGCTGTATGAAGTATATGGcaga TTAATCACTCGTAAAGCAGGAGAAGTTAATATTGCTGGTTTTAATCCCTCCGCAGAGGAGGCTGATGAAGGCACCGATGAGGTAGTAGAGTCTGGCGTTGATGTTGTATTGAATCACCGACTTCAAGAAACCTTTGCCTTTGGAGATAAGAAATCTTACACCTTGTATCTCAAAGATTACATGAAGaa attagTAGCAAGGCTAGAAGAAAAGTCACCTGATCAAGTAGAAGTTTTTAAAACCAATATGAACAAAGTTATGAAGGATATTCTGAGCCGTTTTAAGGAATTGCAATTTTTCACCGGTTGTTCAATGGACATTGATGGCATTGTGGGCCTCATGGAGTATCGTGAGATCGACGGCGAGTCTGTGCCTGTACTCATGTTCTTTAAACATGGTCTTGAAGAAGAAAAGTTCTAA
- the La gene encoding la protein homolog produces MENGKKETSVDLNDDAADEVNKTPIVDADDTNNAEKATAEVSEKINTEVEAKTVDAADNPSKEAEAEPTTQLLGKIKEQVEYYFGNVNMQRDKFLIEQTKLDDGWIPMTVMLNFKQLANLSKNVDVILRALESSDLLEISEDRKKIRRSPNSPLPEYNEEYRKAQEARTVYVKGFPLTDTNIDKLKTFFEPYKPFETIVMRKYLDNKDKVYKFKGSVFIQFKTLDDAKAFMNIESIKYEGTELIRKWAANYNAEKAQEKEERRKKKADSKSKKSAAVEEKEMEVDKTDQTSADTNIDNNKLPKGSIIYFSGVSQICTREDVKEALNKFDADIAYIDFQRGNTEGWVRLQGKDAAKVLLEKTNEGKVLIREVEVTCKVLEGEEEDQYLTKTMEEIAASKKKYGNKGKRSGKKGRSNVRGGKKRNNSPAPNAVPAKKIALE; encoded by the exons atgGAAAAcggtaaaaaagaaacaagtgTCGACTTGAACGATGACGCCGCTGATGAGGTTAACAAAACGCCGATTGTCGATGCTGACGATACAAATAATGCGGAAAAAGCAACCGCAGAAGTTTCGGAGAAGATTAATACCGAAGTAGAG GCTAAAACTGTTGATGCAGCAGACAACCCAAGCAAAGAAGCTGAAGCAGAACCGACTACACAACTTTTGGGAAAAATCAAGGAGCAAGTAGAG taTTACTTTGGTAATGTAAATATGCAAAGGGATAAATTTCTGATTGAGCAAACAAAATTAGATGACGGTTGGATTCCCATGACTGTTATGTTAAACTTCAAACAATTGGCCAACCTTAGCAAAAATGTCGATGTAATTTTGAGGGCTCTGGAAAGCAGCGATCTTTTAGAGATTTCTgaagatagaaaaaagataCGGCGATCGCCAAATTCTCCTTTACCAGAGTATAATGAGGAATACAGAAAGGCTCAAGAGGCCAGAACAGTTTATGTTAAAGGCTTTCCATTAACTGACACAAACATTGATAAgctaaaaacattttttgagcCATACAAGCCGTTTGAAACAATTGtg ATGAGGAAATATCtagataataaagataaagtttATAAGTTTAAAGGATCTGTTTTTATACAGTTTAAAACTTTGGATGATGCAAAAGCTTTCATGAATAtagaatctataaaatatgaaggtaccgaattaataagaaaatgggc tgCAAATTACAATGCAGAGAAAGCTCAAGAGAAGGAGGAACGTAGAAAGAAGAAAGCAGATAGTAAATCGAAAAAATCAGCTGCT GtagaagaaaaggaaatggAAGTTGATAAAACGGATCAGACATCAGCAGATACCaacatagataataataaattgccaAAGGGttcaattatttacttttccgGAGTTTCTCAGATATGTACAAGGGAAGATGTAAAAGAAGCATTGAACAAATTTGATGCTGATATTGCATACATTGATTTTCAAAGAGGGAATACAGAAGGATGGGTACGTTTGCAAGGGAAAGATGCTGCTAAAGTTTTGTTAGAAAAGACAAACGAAGGAAAG GTGCTAATCCGCGAAGTTGAAGTTACTTGCAAAGTTCTCGAAGGTGAAGAGGAGGACCAGTACCTGACAAAAACGATGGAAGAGATAGCAGCgtcgaaaaagaaatatgggAATAAGGGGAAACGAAGTGGAAAGAAAG GACGTAGTAACGTACGAGGGGGAAAGAAGAGGAATAATAGTCCCGCTCCTAACGCAGTTCCAGCCAAGAAAATTGCTCTCGAGTGA
- the LOC140674601 gene encoding uncharacterized protein translates to MANSAKTEITFEDFQINERFKKLNRSLKLAVLKQEHGKSVNNREISVVTTWPSISNIDTDNSLRSSYGTLPLQMPVVKKESLPSSNILRNLFSTKNCRINREIMATSNVRQDDYNDRLVMPPPVKNTIYRTYLGTLNKVPTLPNSLHLPKPVQSFTVNTFPSSTASCTSANINNKKYLHSFNAPITFTNASQRINRIFSRWRVMLNDNYELIIKGTLECGRIAHSKPVAKRYTATCVESKYKHKYNLQGNIVDERNVLPDYVHGKFYNGFPDDWENVYQIWKVYVSQGCRVTFRWPTPITDSDDDLKSEMTEMTDMHMRNNNSFTETHESIEYSMPENPNNKSPKEKEKYYNCSTHNFQSYKENASPVKPWRYVSNSENNIIPIARANNIKLSRDEDNERNTKLNVNPLYNSKRMSELKDIIHEDKLNIIINNLADKNCSPEYINKIVKMFDWLDYAVSYKTKSECDYDSAVSASGTSFNDYMNTNKFENGIKEQCKNCMHSTNQRHGSTNNNSNQLSNPINIKPKYDNNNSDQSESEIYVGVPKIPIERVLYAKKDHSISRKIYKHKVRRKSLHNNKGIEYEVESAHTAISIANKKSLLSDKSCSSITEDEVKENEVDTTKYNKIINSAQRSQENTFCSYPETQRNNCNTYDDTSKPVAQAKQTYNAFEAQKLNLNVFRKEQKVLYRAQENSQLVADVDYTINSDIDATVGTNTQKTDGNMIASHSNLDQGTVITSKNNSNFPEKPPAFRESHKENIEQPKNEIATKKSNPNNQHTQFVNLKLKITKANSKSDELQASDINTVENEEHEQYSNIKSSEEIQKKKPVSKMASNKKRIYSTTNKENETNINSTNLTKPNATIEPSKSNKLEIKNNSKMLSAWMPKVIHYAKSKSELGLIFEGKLLNEVGHVVHRKFTTDIVLRRLSAVLIETVNHEVYELFGHLNDNKHVIPRELAKQCYNGCPANIEQFCLTWKTLQNCKIQEISEKSHDTSVDTLNTPVSSRGRRIVPTLSYWTGERVTLKDNNLVYNSGSSQKSSLISLFETSKEASKKLNTEETKKQKINSKNTSKEHKMSKSNEIPGTSKNQTIVIEKTQSSKSSKTKTANNNKRSYQSRKSWINDKQQSNNIIRQNLTFSSTDSDEEEQKVSLSKRMRIRQNTKTEAPSQYTMTLRNRHKTSPNRNTKLLHSPRKKTRSNMTYTYYKDVSLAEDFLSEVTSLSFQ, encoded by the exons ATGGCCAACAGTGCTAAGACTGAG ATTACATTTGAggattttcaaataaatgaacGTTTCAAGAAACTGAACCGCTCTTTGAAATTGGCTGTACTGAAACAGGAACATGGCAAGAGTGTAAATAATAGAGAGATATCTGTTGTGACAACCTGGCCCAGCATTTCTAACATTGATACAGATAACAGTTTAAGATCCAGTTATGGGACTCTGCCGTTGCAGATGCCTGTGGTTAAAAAGGAATCCTTGCCTTCTAGTAATATTCTAAGAAACTTATTCTCAACAAAGAATTGTAGGATTAACCGAGAAATAATGGCTACATCCAACGTGAGACAAGATGATTACAATGATCGACTTGTTATGCCACCCCCAGTGAAAAACACAATCTATCGCACTTATTTAGGAACACTGAACAAAGTTCCTACATTACCAAATTCGCTTCATTTGCCTAAACCTGTCCAGTCTTTCACAGTAAATACTTTTCCTTCAAGTACTGCTAGTTGTACATCtgctaatataaataacaaaaaatatctgcATTCTTTTAATGCACCGATAACATTTACCAATGCTTCTCAGAGGATtaacagaatattttcaagatggAGAGTTATGTTGAATGAcaattatgaattaataattaaaggaaCATTAGAgtg tgGAAGAATTGCACATAGCAAACCAGTCGCAAAAAGATACACTGCGACATGTGTTGAgtctaaatataaacataaatataatcttcaaGGAAATATTGTTGATGAAAGAAATg tattACCAGATTATGTTCacggaaaattttataacggtTTTCCTGATGATTGGGAGAATGTTTATCAGATATGGAAAGTGTATGTCAGTCAAGGATGTCGAGTAACATTTCGTTGGCCTACTCCTATTACTGATAGCGATGATGACTTAAAAAGTGAGATGACAGAAATGACTGACATGCAcatgagaaataataattcttttacagAAACTCATGAATCGATTGAATATAGTATGCCTGAAAATCCAAACAACAAATCtccaaaagagaaagaaaaatattataattgttccACTCATAATTTCCAAAGTTATAAGGAAAACGCTTCACCTGTGAAACCTTGGAGATACGTCTCCaattctgaaaataatataattccaaTTGCGCGAgcaaataacataaaattatcacgTGATGAGGATAACGAACGAAATACTAAATTGAATGTAAATCCACTGTACAATTCCAAAAGAATGAGTGAACTAAAAGATATCATTCACGAggataaattgaatataattataaacaatttggCAGACAAAAATTGTTCTCCAGAATATATCAACAAAATTGTTAAGATGTTTGATTGGTTGGACTATGCAGTGTCTTATAAAACGAAATCGGAATGTGATTATGACTCGGCAGTTTCTGCGAGTGGAACGTCCTTTAACGATTATATGAATACTAACAAGTTTGAGAATGGAATAAAGGAACAATGCAAAAATTGCATGCATTCCACCAACCAAAGACATGGGAGTACAAACAATAATTCTAATCAGTTATCGAATCCAATAAACATTAAGCCAaaatacgataataataactCGGATCAATCAGAGAGCGAGATTTACGTGGGTGTACCCAAAATACCGATTGAACGAGTCTTATATGCCAAAAAAGATCATTCAATATCTAGGAAAATATACAAGCATAAAGTGAGGAGAAAATCTCTACACAACAACAAAGGCATCGAGTATGAGGTTGAATCAGCTCATACGGCGATTTCGATCGCTAATAAAAAGAGTTTACTTTCTGACAAATCTTGTAGTAGTATTACAGAAGATgaagtaaaagaaaatgaagtAGATacgacaaaatataataaaataataaacagtgCTCAAAGATCACAAGAAAACACTTTTTGTAGCTATCCAGAAACACAGAGGAATAACTGCAATACGTATGATGACACAAGTAAGCCTGTAGCGCAAGCTAAACAAACGTACAATGCTTTTGAGGCACAAAAACTTAACTTAAATGTCTTTAGAAAGGAACAGAAAGTTTTGTACAGAGCTCAAGAAAATTCACAATTGGTTGCAGATGTCGATTACACTATCAATTCTGACATTGATGCTACTGTAGGCACAAATACGCAGAAAACAGATGGAAATATGATAGCATCACACTCTAATCTGGATCAAGGCACTGTGATCACTAGCAAGAATAATAGCAATTTTCCCGAGAAGCCTCCTGCTTTTCGAGAATCACATAAGGAAAATATCGAACAACCAAAAAATGAGATTGCGACGAAAAAATCCAATCCTAATAATCAACATACTCAGTTTGTAAACCTGAAGTTAAAGATAACAAAAGCAAATTCCAAGTCAGACGAATTACAAGCTTCGGATATAAATACTGTAGAGAATGAGGAACACGAACAATACTCCAATATTAAATCATCGGAAGAAATTCAGAAGAAGAAACCGGTATCAAAAATGgcttctaataaaaaaagaatctattCAACAACGAATAAGGAAAACGAAACGAATATAAATTCCACTAATTTGACGAAACCGAATGCAACAATTGAACCCTCCAAAAGCAATAagcttgaaattaaaaataattccaaaATGCTGAGCGCGTGGATGCCAAAAGTAATACATTATGCGAAATCAAAATCTGAATTAGGCTTAATATTTGAAGGAAAATTGCTCAA TGAAGTTGGTCATGTTGTGCATAGAAAATTTACGACGGATATTGTACTGAGGCGATTATCGGCTGTGCTGATCGAAACAGTGAATCATGAAGTCTACGAGCTTTTCGGACACTTGAACGACAATAAGCATG TTATACCTAGAGAACTTGCAAAACAATGCTATAACGGATGTCCTGCGAATATCGAACAATTTTGTCTGACTTGGAAAACGTTGCAAAACT gtaaaattcaagaaataagTGAGAAATCTCATGATACGTCCGTGGACACGCTGAATACACCAGTTAGTTCGAGAGGTCGTAGAATTGTACCTACTTTATCTTATTGGACAG GTGAACGTGTAACTTTGAAAGATAACAATCTAGTTTATAACTCGGGTAGTTCACAGAAATCGTCATTAATTTCGCTATTTGAAACTTCAAAAGAAGCTTCAAAAAAAttg aaTACCGAAGAAAcaaagaaacagaaaataaattccaAGAATACATCAAAGGAGCATAAAATGTCCAAATCGAATGAAATTCCTGGTACAAGTAAAAATCAA acGATCGTTATTGAAAAAACTCAATCTTCCAAATCATCTAAAACTAAAACTGCGAACAACAATAAAAGATCGTACCAATCTCGGAAATCTTGGATTAATGATAAACAACaaagcaataatattataagacaAAATTTGACCTTTTCATCGACCGATTCTGACGAAGAAGAGCAAAAAGTATCTTTATCAaag cgCATGCGCATTAGACAAAACACCAAAACGGAAGCACCGTCGCAATATACGATGACATTGAGAAACCGGCATAAGACATCCCCAAATAGGAATACCAAACTCCt GCATTCACCaagaaagaaaacaagaaGCAACATGACATATACTTATTACAAGGATGTTTCATTAGCAGAAGACTTTTTATCAGAAGTAACATCTTTGTCATTtcaatga